In Arthrobacter sp. CDRTa11, one DNA window encodes the following:
- a CDS encoding alpha/beta hydrolase family protein, which produces MAKKTALRSLIGLATAATAGSAVVFLGAAYFARQVVVPKTTRSEDLPIRRVFGGAEGSLQIELPASPQTRAPGRYSLWFANGSGHACLGRVTKTDTEAGTVTRVVERVDSGDLPSARAGIWSGYVFSKPDQLDLPYSVVQIPTEHGTAPAWKFMPATASLVSNVWAIHIHGMGGTRAGALRGVPVANRLGHTSLVVSFRNDREATESTDARYMLGQTEWIDVEAAIGFAISEGAQKILLFGWSLGGSIALQLANLSAYSRYVSGLILDAPVMDWSRTLTSNAQASGLPGPVAALGLRLMQSRTFRWVTGLEEPLNFQSLDWVERASELKKPVLLLHGKGDLSTPFEVSELVANLRPDLIQLVPFDVEGHSQEWNVDIEKWEGAVADWIVSLNGEVKEDDEAGELADASAE; this is translated from the coding sequence GTGGCAAAGAAGACAGCCCTTCGTAGCCTTATTGGGCTGGCGACGGCGGCCACGGCCGGGAGCGCGGTAGTTTTTCTTGGCGCGGCGTATTTTGCCCGCCAGGTTGTCGTTCCAAAGACCACCCGCAGCGAGGACCTTCCCATCCGAAGGGTCTTTGGAGGCGCCGAAGGCTCGCTGCAAATCGAACTGCCTGCATCACCACAGACAAGGGCACCCGGGCGTTACAGCCTTTGGTTCGCCAACGGTTCCGGCCATGCCTGTCTTGGCAGGGTTACGAAGACGGACACTGAAGCAGGCACAGTGACACGTGTTGTGGAGCGGGTCGACTCCGGTGACTTGCCGTCCGCCAGGGCAGGAATCTGGAGCGGATATGTTTTCTCTAAACCGGACCAGCTAGACCTGCCTTATTCAGTAGTTCAGATCCCGACTGAGCACGGCACTGCCCCCGCATGGAAGTTCATGCCGGCCACTGCTTCCCTCGTTTCTAACGTATGGGCGATACATATCCATGGGATGGGCGGAACCAGAGCAGGTGCTCTCCGTGGGGTCCCAGTTGCAAATCGGCTGGGCCACACATCGCTGGTCGTCTCATTTCGGAATGACCGCGAGGCGACAGAATCGACTGACGCTCGCTACATGTTGGGGCAGACTGAATGGATCGACGTCGAAGCTGCGATCGGATTCGCCATTAGCGAGGGCGCCCAGAAGATACTGCTATTCGGCTGGTCCTTGGGCGGATCCATCGCCTTACAATTGGCAAATTTGTCGGCCTACTCCCGATATGTCTCTGGGCTCATACTCGATGCCCCAGTTATGGACTGGAGTAGGACCTTGACTTCAAACGCGCAGGCAAGCGGGCTCCCGGGTCCGGTGGCCGCTTTAGGACTGCGCCTCATGCAGTCCAGGACGTTCCGGTGGGTCACGGGGCTAGAAGAGCCACTCAATTTTCAATCGTTGGACTGGGTGGAGCGCGCGTCTGAGCTCAAGAAACCGGTATTGCTTTTGCATGGAAAAGGGGACCTTTCAACGCCCTTCGAAGTGTCGGAGCTCGTTGCCAACCTTCGTCCTGACCTGATTCAATTGGTCCCTTTCGACGTCGAGGGTCATTCGCAGGAATGGAATGTTGATATTGAAAAGTGGGAAGGAGCAGTGGCTGACTGGATCGTGAGCCTGAACGGAGAAGTAAAGGAAGACGACGAAGCCGGAGAGTTGGCGGACGCCTCGGCGGAGTAG
- a CDS encoding ArsR/SmtB family transcription factor, with amino-acid sequence MTNILMNRTRSQILRFLIRNGPSTCGEIGTGLQASSSAIGRHLAQLHSAGFVVRVTDGRFEACPEQVRAQLEALAAVFAGDVVATGSLMPSD; translated from the coding sequence ATGACGAACATCTTGATGAACCGAACACGAAGCCAAATTCTCCGCTTCCTTATCAGAAACGGACCCTCGACCTGTGGCGAAATTGGCACCGGACTCCAAGCATCGTCGTCAGCCATCGGCCGTCACCTTGCGCAACTGCACTCTGCTGGGTTTGTTGTACGCGTAACAGACGGGAGATTCGAAGCTTGCCCGGAACAAGTTCGGGCGCAACTTGAAGCCCTTGCAGCCGTTTTCGCCGGCGATGTCGTTGCGACAGGCTCCTTGATGCCAAGCGATTGA
- a CDS encoding ArsR/SmtB family transcription factor, whose amino-acid sequence MPRITQPHDDAWSSDVEAAVATFGNRARNEILRYLSAHGPATRGDIVASVSAGEPSVAKHLLALEEAGAIIVDVQAGRRHGRSPRYSANTPRIKELLDAHLQYLLEG is encoded by the coding sequence ATGCCACGTATCACCCAGCCGCACGACGACGCATGGTCGTCCGACGTTGAGGCTGCCGTGGCAACTTTTGGCAATCGGGCACGGAACGAGATCCTTCGGTACCTTTCAGCCCATGGACCAGCGACGCGTGGGGATATTGTTGCTTCCGTGAGCGCTGGGGAGCCCAGCGTGGCCAAGCATCTGTTGGCCCTGGAAGAAGCAGGCGCCATCATCGTGGACGTGCAAGCCGGCCGCCGGCACGGCCGCTCTCCCCGCTATTCAGCGAACACTCCCCGTATCAAGGAGCTGCTTGACGCCCATCTTCAGTATCTGCTGGAGGGCTAG
- a CDS encoding C40 family peptidase — MPFPAILMAVAKRRALLHAAIAMATVVALMFGVVFCAFVTVLVASRSGEASVCTFMGPVGEGPSSRRGGGLEIHVGGREPVWLTPRQVTVASGYISVGKQLGIPRDAWIIAIMMALQESTLRVLANSNVPASFQFPHDGVGSDHDSIGSAQQRPAAGWGSVEQLMDLGYNARAFYGGPSGPNRGSPRGLLDVPGWQSLDKGQAAQAVQVSAFPELYSRWESQATAIVSSLEGATAPAKCADAVKVSAPAVAHENLTQIRKDVLRFTQAGVGGTYIWGGEQFKAWDCSGYVQWIYSQVGINLPRVEQWRVGERTESPQPGDLVVQNPQGPDNWGHVGIYAGDGMMYSALNPSAGTLLHPVDWNPGSAYFDLLSSRLT, encoded by the coding sequence ATGCCATTCCCTGCGATTTTGATGGCAGTGGCAAAGCGCCGTGCACTGCTCCACGCCGCGATAGCCATGGCAACGGTCGTGGCACTGATGTTCGGCGTAGTGTTCTGCGCATTCGTTACCGTGCTGGTCGCTAGTCGGTCGGGCGAGGCCTCCGTTTGCACGTTCATGGGTCCTGTGGGCGAGGGGCCTTCGAGCAGACGTGGTGGTGGACTGGAAATCCACGTTGGCGGCCGGGAACCAGTCTGGCTCACTCCACGCCAGGTCACGGTAGCGAGCGGCTACATTTCGGTCGGGAAGCAACTTGGAATCCCAAGGGACGCCTGGATTATCGCAATCATGATGGCTCTTCAGGAATCGACTCTTAGGGTCCTCGCAAACTCGAATGTCCCGGCCTCGTTCCAGTTTCCGCACGATGGTGTCGGAAGCGATCATGACTCGATTGGGAGTGCTCAGCAGCGACCGGCTGCAGGCTGGGGGAGCGTTGAGCAGCTGATGGACCTTGGTTATAACGCACGTGCATTCTATGGCGGGCCGTCGGGGCCCAATCGTGGCAGCCCGCGGGGCTTGCTCGACGTTCCTGGTTGGCAATCGCTGGACAAAGGACAAGCTGCTCAGGCCGTCCAAGTTTCGGCTTTTCCCGAGCTGTACTCGCGGTGGGAGTCTCAGGCAACCGCTATAGTCAGCTCGCTCGAGGGTGCCACTGCGCCGGCAAAATGCGCGGATGCGGTGAAGGTTTCCGCGCCTGCCGTTGCACACGAGAACCTTACCCAGATCCGCAAGGATGTCTTGCGCTTTACGCAAGCCGGTGTGGGTGGAACTTACATCTGGGGTGGTGAACAGTTCAAAGCGTGGGACTGCTCTGGATACGTCCAGTGGATCTATAGTCAGGTCGGAATCAACCTTCCACGCGTGGAACAGTGGAGGGTGGGGGAGCGGACCGAGAGCCCGCAGCCCGGCGACTTGGTTGTCCAGAATCCCCAAGGGCCGGACAACTGGGGCCATGTGGGCATCTATGCAGGTGACGGCATGATGTACAGCGCGCTGAACCCATCGGCAGGGACTTTGCTTCATCCTGTGGACTGGAACCCAGGCAGTGCCTACTTCGATTTGCTAAGTAGCCGATTGACTTAG
- the trxA gene encoding thioredoxin, with protein sequence MSARTTTTSTFKTDVLRNERPVLVDFWAAWCPPCRAVGPVLDEIARHHREKIDVVKLNVDENPELARKYQVTSIPAFRVFQNGEIVDSFMGAMPKEAFEERLSPYLG encoded by the coding sequence ATGTCTGCACGCACCACCACAACTTCGACGTTTAAGACAGATGTACTCCGAAACGAACGGCCCGTCTTAGTCGACTTCTGGGCAGCATGGTGCCCGCCCTGTCGGGCAGTCGGCCCCGTGCTAGACGAAATCGCACGACACCACAGAGAAAAGATTGACGTCGTAAAGCTCAATGTGGACGAGAATCCCGAGCTCGCCCGGAAATACCAGGTAACTTCGATCCCGGCCTTCCGAGTGTTCCAGAACGGTGAAATCGTCGATTCATTCATGGGAGCCATGCCTAAGGAAGCTTTCGAAGAGCGATTGTCGCCATATCTCGGCTGA
- a CDS encoding CoA-acylating methylmalonate-semialdehyde dehydrogenase has protein sequence MTTSTTSATIINHFIGGVETSGQGQDTKPVYNPATGEITAELRLANAADLEATVAAAKTAAHTWGDTSLAKRTAVLFRFRELVAAHVDDLAELITAEHGKVLLDAKGEIARGLDVIEFACGIPELLKGDYSDQVSTGIDVFSFREPLGVVAGITPFNFPVMVPLWMAPMAIATGNAFILKPSHRVPSAAMLLAKLWKLAGLPDGVFQVLHGDRAVVSGLLTHPDVDGISFVGSTPVARHIAEVAAKNGKRVQALGGAKNHAIVMPDADLDHAADHLAAAAFGSAGQRCMAISVAVAVGDAADLLVKKVEERALNIKVGNGTEPGADMGPVISPESREFICKTVAAAEAAGAAMIVDGRDVIVPGHEEGFWVGPTVIDHVKTEMSAYTEEIFGPVLAVVRVEDLAAGIALINANPYGNGTAIFTSSGADARKFQRSVDVGMIGINVPLPVPVAYHSFGGWKASLFGDKHIYGPEGVSFFTRGKVVTSRWPEPAHASGASYNFPSN, from the coding sequence ATGACGACAAGCACAACAAGCGCCACCATCATCAATCACTTCATCGGCGGGGTCGAGACCAGCGGCCAAGGCCAGGACACGAAGCCCGTATACAACCCGGCAACCGGCGAAATCACGGCGGAGCTCCGCCTGGCGAACGCGGCTGACCTTGAAGCCACGGTCGCGGCCGCAAAGACAGCTGCCCACACATGGGGTGACACATCTCTGGCGAAACGAACTGCTGTGCTGTTCAGGTTCCGTGAACTTGTCGCTGCCCATGTTGACGATCTTGCCGAGTTGATTACAGCCGAACACGGCAAAGTCCTCCTTGACGCCAAGGGGGAGATCGCGCGTGGCCTCGACGTCATCGAGTTCGCATGTGGCATCCCGGAGCTGCTCAAAGGCGATTATTCAGATCAGGTGTCCACGGGGATCGATGTATTCTCGTTCCGGGAACCGCTTGGCGTAGTCGCCGGCATTACTCCATTCAACTTCCCCGTGATGGTGCCACTCTGGATGGCACCCATGGCCATCGCCACGGGCAACGCCTTTATCCTCAAGCCATCCCACCGGGTACCTTCCGCAGCCATGCTGCTCGCGAAGCTGTGGAAGCTGGCAGGTCTGCCCGACGGCGTCTTCCAGGTTTTGCACGGCGACAGGGCGGTTGTGTCCGGACTTCTGACCCACCCAGATGTGGACGGTATCTCCTTCGTGGGTTCCACGCCTGTGGCAAGGCACATCGCTGAAGTCGCCGCCAAGAATGGCAAGCGAGTCCAAGCCCTGGGCGGAGCAAAAAACCATGCCATCGTCATGCCGGACGCCGACCTGGATCATGCGGCCGACCATCTGGCGGCAGCTGCTTTTGGTTCCGCCGGACAGCGATGCATGGCGATCTCCGTCGCCGTCGCCGTCGGTGACGCAGCTGACCTGTTGGTTAAGAAGGTTGAAGAGCGGGCATTGAACATCAAGGTCGGCAACGGTACAGAACCGGGAGCCGACATGGGCCCAGTCATCAGCCCGGAATCACGGGAATTCATCTGCAAGACTGTGGCTGCAGCGGAAGCTGCGGGGGCGGCCATGATCGTGGACGGCCGCGACGTCATCGTCCCGGGCCACGAAGAGGGATTCTGGGTCGGCCCCACGGTCATCGACCACGTCAAAACTGAGATGTCCGCATATACCGAGGAAATTTTCGGCCCCGTTCTGGCTGTCGTCCGAGTCGAAGATCTTGCCGCGGGCATTGCCTTGATCAACGCCAATCCCTACGGCAATGGCACCGCCATCTTCACCTCATCGGGAGCCGATGCCCGCAAGTTCCAGCGCTCCGTCGACGTCGGCATGATCGGAATCAACGTACCCCTGCCCGTGCCCGTGGCATACCACTCCTTTGGCGGCTGGAAGGCATCACTGTTCGGTGATAAGCACATCTACGGCCCCGAGGGCGTGTCGTTCTTCACCCGTGGCAAAGTCGTCACCTCACGCTGGCCGGAGCCTGCCCACGCATCGGGAGCTTCGTACAACTTCCCATCCAACTAG
- a CDS encoding zinc-binding dehydrogenase, with protein sequence MRAVYATSLSAEDPLSGLVVGELPLPDDRNPSGFVRVKLKTSALNHHDIFSLKGVGLAADKLPMVLGGDGAGVDDDGNEVIVHSVVSTPDWRGDETLDPKRSLLSERYHGTMADYVWVPARNLVPKPAELSFAEAAALPTSWLTAYRMLFSVSQVQPGSTILVQGAGGGVATALISLGKAAGFRVWATSRSDEKKAKALVLGASECFATGERLPERVDVVFDTVGEATWSHSLKSLNPGGTIITCGATSGAAPSADLGRVFFMQLRIIGSTMGTREELVRLSQFLANTGVRPEIDSVYPLEKARDGFQKMLEGDIFGKVIFQH encoded by the coding sequence ATGCGTGCCGTTTACGCAACTTCCCTCTCGGCGGAGGATCCGCTGTCAGGATTAGTAGTTGGAGAACTACCGCTGCCTGACGACAGAAATCCTTCCGGATTCGTGCGTGTCAAGCTAAAGACTTCCGCCCTGAATCACCACGATATTTTCTCGCTAAAGGGTGTTGGACTGGCGGCAGACAAGCTGCCGATGGTCCTGGGTGGCGACGGAGCCGGCGTCGACGATGACGGAAACGAAGTCATTGTTCATAGCGTAGTATCCACTCCTGATTGGCGCGGCGACGAAACCTTGGACCCGAAACGCTCGCTGCTGTCTGAGCGCTACCACGGCACTATGGCGGATTATGTCTGGGTTCCAGCCCGCAACCTTGTCCCTAAACCTGCCGAGCTCAGCTTTGCTGAAGCGGCCGCACTTCCCACGTCTTGGCTTACGGCGTACCGAATGCTGTTCAGCGTGTCGCAAGTGCAGCCTGGATCAACGATCCTGGTCCAAGGCGCTGGCGGTGGCGTCGCCACGGCCCTAATTTCGCTCGGCAAGGCAGCGGGTTTCCGGGTTTGGGCAACCAGCCGCAGCGACGAGAAGAAGGCGAAAGCACTGGTCCTGGGGGCCTCAGAATGCTTTGCCACCGGTGAGCGGCTACCCGAGCGGGTTGACGTCGTCTTTGACACTGTCGGCGAAGCGACGTGGTCCCACTCCCTCAAGTCATTGAATCCCGGCGGGACAATTATCACTTGCGGCGCTACCAGCGGAGCCGCCCCCTCGGCTGACCTGGGCAGGGTGTTCTTCATGCAATTGCGGATCATTGGATCAACCATGGGCACCCGGGAGGAGCTGGTGAGGCTGAGCCAGTTTCTGGCCAACACAGGCGTGCGTCCCGAGATCGACAGCGTCTATCCGTTGGAAAAGGCCAGAGACGGGTTCCAAAAGATGCTCGAAGGCGACATCTTCGGCAAGGTCATCTTCCAGCACTGA
- a CDS encoding enoyl-CoA hydratase/isomerase family protein, with amino-acid sequence MSTNELVTSSLAEGLGHIVLNRPAAYNALNTTMVTAISATLRAWEPERLDAVLIRSDALKAFCAGGDIKNIRQQSVDGDVSMIEDFFAREYAMNAYIATYPTPVISLINGLCMGGGMGLAIHGRFRVVSERATLAMPETAIGFFPDVGASYFLPRLPGALGMYLGLTGHQMDYRDALYCGLATHYVPSDIIDTVPDVLAERRGTPVTTVLAALNTTRPEAGGHLADHRSEIDWCFGAPTLGDIESRLTAVDTPWSRSVIEKMRSLSPQSLEITVPLIRWGGQRSLAECLQTELRMTRIITGSKDFIEGVRAVLVDKDRNPAWVKNTTESLDRLLEPMQA; translated from the coding sequence ATGTCAACCAACGAGCTCGTAACGTCTTCGCTGGCGGAAGGCCTAGGCCACATCGTCTTAAACCGCCCAGCAGCTTACAACGCCCTAAACACAACAATGGTAACGGCCATCAGCGCGACACTGAGGGCCTGGGAACCGGAGCGCCTTGATGCCGTTCTGATCCGCTCTGACGCCCTCAAGGCCTTCTGTGCAGGCGGAGACATCAAAAACATCCGCCAGCAATCTGTGGACGGCGACGTCAGCATGATTGAGGACTTCTTCGCCCGTGAATACGCTATGAACGCCTATATCGCGACGTATCCGACGCCCGTGATCTCACTGATCAACGGTCTTTGCATGGGCGGCGGGATGGGCCTGGCAATCCACGGCCGATTCCGGGTGGTATCGGAACGAGCCACACTGGCAATGCCGGAAACGGCTATCGGCTTCTTCCCTGATGTAGGCGCCAGTTACTTCCTTCCGAGGTTACCGGGGGCCTTGGGTATGTACCTCGGCCTCACCGGCCACCAGATGGACTACCGGGACGCCCTCTACTGCGGCCTCGCCACACATTACGTCCCTTCTGACATCATCGACACGGTTCCGGATGTGCTGGCCGAGCGGCGGGGCACTCCGGTAACGACGGTACTCGCAGCTCTCAACACGACCCGGCCGGAGGCCGGAGGGCACTTGGCCGATCATCGGTCCGAAATTGACTGGTGTTTCGGTGCGCCGACTCTTGGCGACATCGAGAGTCGACTAACAGCGGTTGATACCCCCTGGTCTCGGTCCGTCATAGAAAAAATGCGATCCCTGTCACCTCAAAGTCTGGAGATAACGGTTCCACTGATTCGCTGGGGCGGCCAACGTTCCTTGGCCGAATGCCTGCAGACAGAGCTTCGAATGACGAGGATCATTACCGGATCCAAGGACTTCATCGAGGGCGTCCGTGCCGTCCTAGTCGACAAGGACCGGAATCCCGCATGGGTGAAGAACACAACAGAATCGTTGGATCGCCTCTTGGAACCGATGCAAGCCTAA
- a CDS encoding iron-containing alcohol dehydrogenase yields MISAVTLPRALRVGGGSVAELGTLIGSMGYRRPLLVTDAFMVQSGAAENLIASLSACGLEPCLFSETVPDPTTDSLWVGVRLAQDHNADCVIGFGGGSPMDSAKAIALLVAQGGEMRDYKAPKINSGPALPIFAVPTTAGTGSEATQFTIITDSKTDEKMLCIGSAFLPVAAIVDFELTLSMPARLTADTGIDALTHAIEAYVSRKANNFSDLLALKAINSIAGNLERAYVDGQDRSAREAMMYASTQAGMAFSNSSVALVHGMARPLGAHFHVAHGMSIAMLLPVVTEFSVGSAIPRYAECARALMCASDSDPDRLAADKLVERLRNLATDLAVPTPRSYGINEQEWKKLTPLMAQQAIDSGSPGNNPVVPEVTEVAALFDQVYA; encoded by the coding sequence ATGATTTCTGCCGTTACACTCCCCCGCGCCCTGCGCGTCGGCGGCGGGTCCGTTGCCGAACTAGGCACCCTCATAGGCAGCATGGGCTACCGACGGCCCCTGCTGGTCACGGACGCATTCATGGTCCAGAGCGGAGCAGCGGAGAATCTGATTGCCTCCCTGTCGGCCTGCGGCCTGGAGCCTTGTCTCTTCTCTGAAACAGTGCCGGACCCCACGACGGACTCGCTGTGGGTTGGAGTCCGTCTAGCACAGGACCACAACGCTGATTGTGTAATTGGTTTCGGCGGAGGCAGCCCCATGGACAGTGCCAAAGCAATAGCACTGCTCGTGGCCCAAGGTGGGGAAATGCGCGACTACAAGGCCCCGAAGATCAACTCCGGGCCAGCGCTTCCAATTTTTGCCGTCCCGACCACGGCGGGAACCGGTTCGGAAGCTACTCAGTTCACCATCATCACCGACAGCAAAACGGATGAGAAGATGCTCTGCATTGGGTCTGCCTTCCTCCCTGTGGCGGCAATCGTCGACTTCGAATTGACCTTGTCGATGCCCGCACGGCTCACAGCTGACACAGGCATCGACGCTCTGACGCACGCCATAGAGGCTTACGTCAGTCGAAAAGCCAACAATTTTTCAGACCTACTGGCTTTGAAGGCGATCAACTCGATAGCGGGAAACCTCGAACGTGCCTATGTCGACGGCCAGGATCGGTCTGCCCGCGAGGCCATGATGTACGCATCTACACAGGCGGGCATGGCATTTTCTAATTCGAGTGTCGCGCTGGTCCACGGCATGGCCCGGCCGCTGGGGGCTCATTTTCACGTTGCCCATGGGATGTCGATAGCCATGCTCCTCCCTGTGGTCACGGAATTCTCTGTTGGCTCCGCGATCCCGCGCTATGCCGAATGTGCCCGGGCATTGATGTGTGCATCCGACTCAGACCCGGACCGACTCGCAGCTGACAAATTGGTCGAGCGCTTGCGGAACTTGGCCACGGATCTGGCCGTGCCCACACCGCGCTCCTACGGCATCAATGAGCAGGAATGGAAGAAGCTGACCCCCTTGATGGCACAGCAAGCCATTGATTCAGGATCCCCCGGAAATAACCCCGTCGTTCCCGAGGTCACGGAAGTGGCTGCCCTCTTCGATCAGGTCTACGCCTGA